TAATAAGCCCAGCATCACCAGTAATAATAGATTACCGATAAATGCGTAACTTTGCTGTGCTTCAGTAAAACCTGTTTGCCAGCTATATAACACCACAGCATAAAGCTCAGGAATATTAGGTCCTATGAGTAAACTGATATCCAAGACTGATAAGGTGTAAGCCATGGCGGCTAATAAAGCTAAACGACTTTGCTTTAACATAATGGGGAACACCAGTAACCACCAACTGGTGATTTCGCTATATCCCAATGCTCGGCCCTGTAGTAACCAGTCTTTGATGGCTAATTGACGACCTAAGGCACTAAATATTAACAAAAAGAATGGTACTTCTTTAATGCTAATAGCGAGTGTCATGGTGATCAGACTTTTTCTAGGAAGAGCTAACCATTCTGGAGCTGGAGCGTTAAATAAGCCCCAGATACTGCTCCATAACATCCCACCAGAGCTGAATAAATAAACTAACCCCAGTGCAACGGCTAAATGGGGTAGTGATAAAAGAGGGGCCAGACGTTGTTCTAAGGTTTGCCATTTAGGGTTAAAGCGATATTGGCTGTAGACCATGAAGGCGACATACAGGGCAATAAGCGGAGCCAACAAGGACAAAAGCAATGTGTCGAGTACACTGGAAGCCAATCCTTTGTAGGTAAAAAAGTCTGTGACTTGCGTCCAAGATAGCTCTACCGCTGGCCATAAACCAATTATGACCCCGAATAAAGGCATCCCTGCGACTAGCCCAACAATCAGCCAGGCCGTACTAAGGGTTAAGCGCCGTATCTTTGTTGCCATGTATCTTCAATAACCTGTTGCCATGAGCTGTGTAATTCTTGTTGAGCGGGTAACCTTGATGTGTCATCTAATAAAGGTGTGATCACCGATGGATCTCCCCAACTGCCAGTGAGTTTTTGTTTTTGTGCTAGTTCACTTAATAAAAAGTGAATTACCACTTTAGCGGCCTCTGGACTTTGTGATCCTTTAGGTATGGCTAAGTTATGGCTATTGGTAATCGCTCCGTCGTTAAAATATAAACGCTGGGCGGAGTCAGCAATACGTTTTGCATGTTGTTCTTTGGCTAATTCATTGGGGTTAAAGCTCACTGCCATGACTAATTGTTTTTGCTGAAACAAAGAGAGTTGTTCCGTATTGGAACTAGGGAACGCTTTGCCTTGCTGCCAAGTCAGTGGATGTAGCCGATCAAGATAATTCCATAGTAAGGGTAATAATGCAGACTGGGCCTCGAGGGTTGCCTGTAAATACAGTCGCGGATCTTTATTACTCAGTGCTACTAAGAGCTGTTTTAAAAAAGTGGTGCCGTGAAACTCTGGTGGACGAGGGTAGCTAATGCGGCCAGGGTGCTGTTTGGCAGCGGCTAAAATATCGGCTGGGGTTAGATTGTCTGTACGGCTGTTATTAAAGATGTCACTGTTAGCGATTAAGTTAAATTGGCCTAAGCCCCATGGTACTTCATAACCTTCAATCGCTACGCCAAAATCGTTTTTTAGGGGGAATACTTGGGTGGCGAGTAATACACTATTAGGAATATCAGCCCATAGTTGACCAAGTAACAAATCTTGTTGTTTTAAGTAACTAAAATTTTCGCCATTGATCCATAATAAATCGATAGCACTTTTGTTGCCTCCTTCGGCTTTTAGACGACTCACTGCTTCACTGATATCAGCGACTTTAACATGGTGTAAACGGATTTTATAACGGCGAGCTATTTCCCGTGTGGCCCAGCGTAAATAATCGTTGATTGGTTTTGATCCACCCCAAGCATAAAAATACACATTTTGGCCTTTAGCGGCGGCTAAGGTTTGTTGCCATTGGGGGTTGTTTTCTCTTTGCTCAACTTCTGCTGTTAATGAGGTTTGTCCATATGAAATGGAAATAAATGGCAAACAACAAAGAGTAAAAAGTGTCAGTAAGCTGACTAACGTTTTTTTTGGTTTCACCTTGGAAAATAAACGAGAAGATTTAAAAGTTAGCCACATCATTTAAGCGCCAGTCATAGTCTTTGAATAGTATAGGGAAGTCATTGTTCATTAACAAACTGCGGATAGCTTGTTCTTGCTCCCCTGAAATAAGAGCTTTATTATATTTTTGTAATAGATCATATAAAGACGAAAACCCTGCATCGCCTTTTTCAAAATCACCACGGTACCATTTAAAAATCGATGAAAGGTAGGCTTTTCCTTTTTTACCATCAATATAATTACGGGTGTTATCGGCTAAAAATATATACATTTGATTATCAAGTTGTTGGTTTAAAGAATCCGCAATATAGGCTTGGTTACGAAGTGGTGGGCAAGATACAGCAGCACAGACTAAAACAGCATGGATACGTGGCTCTTTAAACCATTTACGTACCATTTCATGCTCAATGTCATCTAAGTTATGTTTTTTCTGGAATAATGTGAAAAATTCTTTTTCCCAAGGAGTAGTAAAAAAGCTGCCTAAATCACGAATAGACTCTGCATCGCCTTGTTTGAATTCGCTCCAATGATCAACAATTAACTGCAAAGTAAATCCATTATAAGCATTGATTAAAAAACTAAGTTTTTGCGGTTCATTCCAAGTGTCATATTGGTTTTTTGTGACATTTGAAAATGTTTGTAAAGCTAGTTGTAACGGCTCTTTTTTATTGGTTAATAGCTGATAGTCAACCCGTGATTGTTTTTTATCGGCAGACAAATTAACCACTTGTTTGAGTAATTGATCATAATTTTTATAGTGATGATCAAAGTCAGCAGCCTTTAGTGTTGCTGAAAATGCCAATAAAATAAAAGTACTCCCAGCCAGCATTGTTTGCATAAACGTTTTGCAGTTGATGGATCTAGCGAGTTGGTTTTGCATATTACTCCTCGTGAAGAGCGTGACTTTTTATAGCGCTGGCGCTTCATTATTTAATGACTTGGGCATAACAAATACACCATGCCCAAGTCGTTATTATCTTATTTAACCTAAACTCAGGGTATCCCTATATCAGGTTATTTACGACGCCAAGTATGAAAACGTTCAAGCCAAGCTAGAACTTTTTCTGGAGCGTGAGCTTTTTTCCAGTTTCCGGCTACGTTTTTGTTGGCTTCAGCCATAGTGGGATAAATGTGAATAGTGCCTAATAGTTTGTTTAAGCCTAAGCCGTGTTTCATGGCGAGAACAAATTCAGCCAGCAATTCTCCGGCATTAGCACCCACTATTGTGGCACCGAGTATTTTATCTTTACCCGGTTTAGTTAATACTTTTACAAAACCACGTGCGTGATCATCGGCTAAAGCTCGGTCTAAACCGCCTATATCGTAGCGCGTGACCTCTACTTCTATACCTTGTTGTTTTGCTGCCACTTCGTTTAATCCGACCGTGGCGATTTCTGGCTCAGCAAATGTGGCCCAAGGGATCACACTGTAATCCACCTTAAATATTTTAAAGGGTCTGAACAATGCATTCACTGCAGCATACCAAGCTTGATGGCTTGCAGTATGGGTAAATTGATAAGGACCAGCTACATCACCCGCCGCCAATATATTAGGGTATTTGGTTTGTAAAAAGTCATTGGTCACAACTGTGCGGTCAGTTTCAATGCCTAATTTGTCTAAACCAAAACCAGTTAAGTTGGCTTGGCGTCCAACAGCCACTAATATTTTATCAAATGGAATACGCTCTTCTTTACCTGCCGATTCCACCACTAATACAGGGCCTTCTTCGCTGGTTTCAACTGCGATGGCGCTGGTATTCAACCGTAAATCTATGCCGTCTTTTTCTAACTGATTTTGCAAATATAGTGCTGCATCTGGATCTTCTTTACTTAGCACCTGAGCGCCTCGTTCAATTTGAGTGACGTGAGTGCCTAAGCGCCCGAATGCTTGGGATAACTCACAACCTATTGGGCCGCCACCCAGTACTATCATACGTTTTGGTTGTTCTTGAATTTCCCATAGATTATCAGCGGTTAAATAGTCTATGTCTTTTAAACCCGGAATATCAGGCACAAAAGCACGGGCACCGGTAGCAATCACTATGTTACGTGTGGTCAGTGATTGCACGCCGTCTTCTGTTTGAATATCAACTTGCCAAGGAGAAACGATAGTGGCACTACCAATAACAACATTGACACCTAATGATTCGTAACGCTCAACTGAGTCATGTGGTTCGATTGACTTAATTACGCTATGTACTTTGTTCATCACCGCCTTAAAATCAATTTTCGGCGCATCGTAGGTTACCCCTGCGTTTTGTGAACTGTGGTGTATGTGAGCTAATTTACTGGCATGTAATAAACTTTTTGATGGTACACAACCGGTATTTAAACAGTCACCGCCCATTTTGTGGCGCTCAACTAAAGTCACTTTTGACTTAATCGCTGCGGCTATATATGCGGTCACTAAACCTGCTGAACCGGCCCCTATAACCACTAAGTTACGGTCAAATTTGTTCGGTTTTTTCCAACCTTTGTAAACTCGTCTTTGTTGTAACGCACTTAATATAAACTTAGCTAAAATCGGGAATATGCCTAACAGTACAAAAGACAAAATTAAATCTGTTGAAATAATGTCTGACAATTGGTTGATTTCAACCAGTTGTGTGCCGGCATTCACATAAACAGCTGTACCTATCAACATGCCTAATTGGCTCACCCAGTAGTAGGTCCAAGTTTTAATACCAGTAACACCCATCACCAAGTTGATAATAAAGAATGGGAATATAGGCACTAAACGCAGACTTAATAAATAAAATGCGCCGTCTTTTTCGATGCCTTTATCAATGGATTCAAGTTTTTTTGAAAAAGTGTTTTTAACCCAATCTCGCAATAAAAAT
The sequence above is a segment of the Paraglaciecola sp. L3A3 genome. Coding sequences within it:
- a CDS encoding ABC transporter substrate-binding protein, yielding MMWLTFKSSRLFSKVKPKKTLVSLLTLFTLCCLPFISISYGQTSLTAEVEQRENNPQWQQTLAAAKGQNVYFYAWGGSKPINDYLRWATREIARRYKIRLHHVKVADISEAVSRLKAEGGNKSAIDLLWINGENFSYLKQQDLLLGQLWADIPNSVLLATQVFPLKNDFGVAIEGYEVPWGLGQFNLIANSDIFNNSRTDNLTPADILAAAKQHPGRISYPRPPEFHGTTFLKQLLVALSNKDPRLYLQATLEAQSALLPLLWNYLDRLHPLTWQQGKAFPSSNTEQLSLFQQKQLVMAVSFNPNELAKEQHAKRIADSAQRLYFNDGAITNSHNLAIPKGSQSPEAAKVVIHFLLSELAQKQKLTGSWGDPSVITPLLDDTSRLPAQQELHSSWQQVIEDTWQQRYGA
- a CDS encoding DUF547 domain-containing protein → MQNQLARSINCKTFMQTMLAGSTFILLAFSATLKAADFDHHYKNYDQLLKQVVNLSADKKQSRVDYQLLTNKKEPLQLALQTFSNVTKNQYDTWNEPQKLSFLINAYNGFTLQLIVDHWSEFKQGDAESIRDLGSFFTTPWEKEFFTLFQKKHNLDDIEHEMVRKWFKEPRIHAVLVCAAVSCPPLRNQAYIADSLNQQLDNQMYIFLADNTRNYIDGKKGKAYLSSIFKWYRGDFEKGDAGFSSLYDLLQKYNKALISGEQEQAIRSLLMNNDFPILFKDYDWRLNDVANF
- a CDS encoding FAD-dependent oxidoreductase; amino-acid sequence: MNNKRAILVVIIAALVASFFVFDLNQYLTLDSLKNNQQDLAQYIEANWLVAFIGYLVIYALATALSVPGAAILTLGAGALFGFGWGLLLASFASSIGATLAFLTSRFLLRDWVKNTFSKKLESIDKGIEKDGAFYLLSLRLVPIFPFFIINLVMGVTGIKTWTYYWVSQLGMLIGTAVYVNAGTQLVEINQLSDIISTDLILSFVLLGIFPILAKFILSALQQRRVYKGWKKPNKFDRNLVVIGAGSAGLVTAYIAAAIKSKVTLVERHKMGGDCLNTGCVPSKSLLHASKLAHIHHSSQNAGVTYDAPKIDFKAVMNKVHSVIKSIEPHDSVERYESLGVNVVIGSATIVSPWQVDIQTEDGVQSLTTRNIVIATGARAFVPDIPGLKDIDYLTADNLWEIQEQPKRMIVLGGGPIGCELSQAFGRLGTHVTQIERGAQVLSKEDPDAALYLQNQLEKDGIDLRLNTSAIAVETSEEGPVLVVESAGKEERIPFDKILVAVGRQANLTGFGLDKLGIETDRTVVTNDFLQTKYPNILAAGDVAGPYQFTHTASHQAWYAAVNALFRPFKIFKVDYSVIPWATFAEPEIATVGLNEVAAKQQGIEVEVTRYDIGGLDRALADDHARGFVKVLTKPGKDKILGATIVGANAGELLAEFVLAMKHGLGLNKLLGTIHIYPTMAEANKNVAGNWKKAHAPEKVLAWLERFHTWRRK